A genomic stretch from Fusobacterium simiae includes:
- a CDS encoding low temperature requirement protein A: MEIVEKKVSMTELFFDLIFVWATARMTHMLHHLHNGIIEPIEYSKYLITYISWINVWMIQTVFNNRYSDDDIVDQLFTYFNMFLLLLLLNFVNRDFQEVFIIYNRLTVIVTISQICQYIRQFYKRNDQENRELIKSFIFTLLLKATIIGVGGFLPYDIGVVVVVIGILVAWLYPIIYINRMKKVPINFPNLVERLTLLMIITFGETMLSIATYFQVNTYINTFICFVMVASLFFYYRIVFNDIIEHHNHNATGVGFMYLHYMILIGISAVTISINALADKEVNNAFVVIFLYLAFLVFYLGIFLNYKYNKKSHQYSMKCIINHFIILILGGIISFIMRENHTAILGISALVNLFSAVNIWRFSKNCVLTKNKK; the protein is encoded by the coding sequence ATGGAAATTGTTGAAAAGAAAGTGTCAATGACAGAATTGTTTTTTGATTTAATATTTGTGTGGGCAACAGCTAGAATGACTCATATGTTACATCATCTTCACAATGGAATTATAGAGCCAATAGAGTATTCAAAGTATCTAATAACATATATTTCTTGGATAAATGTTTGGATGATACAAACTGTCTTTAATAATAGATATAGTGATGATGATATAGTAGATCAGTTATTTACATATTTTAATATGTTTTTACTCTTGCTTTTATTAAATTTTGTTAATAGAGATTTTCAAGAAGTTTTTATCATCTATAATAGATTAACAGTTATAGTTACTATAAGTCAAATATGTCAATATATTAGGCAGTTCTACAAAAGAAATGATCAAGAAAACAGAGAACTAATAAAAAGTTTTATATTTACTTTACTTTTAAAAGCAACAATTATTGGTGTAGGTGGATTTTTGCCTTATGATATAGGTGTTGTGGTAGTTGTAATAGGGATACTTGTAGCTTGGTTATACCCTATAATTTATATCAATAGAATGAAAAAAGTTCCTATAAATTTTCCAAATTTAGTTGAAAGATTAACACTTCTTATGATAATAACATTTGGTGAAACAATGTTAAGTATAGCCACTTATTTTCAAGTAAATACATATATCAATACTTTTATTTGTTTTGTTATGGTTGCTTCATTATTTTTCTATTATAGAATAGTTTTCAATGATATAATTGAACACCATAATCATAATGCAACAGGTGTAGGTTTTATGTATTTACACTATATGATTTTAATTGGTATAAGTGCAGTAACAATATCTATAAATGCACTAGCAGATAAAGAAGTGAACAATGCATTTGTAGTTATATTTTTGTATCTAGCATTTTTAGTATTTTATTTAGGAATATTTTTAAACTATAAATATAATAAGAAAAGTCACCAATATTCAATGAAATGTATAATAAATCATTTCATAATTTTAATACTTGGAGGAATTATAAGTTTTATTATGAGAGAAAATCATACAGCAATTTTAGGAATAAGTGCATTGGTAAATCTTTTTTCAGCAGTAAATATTTGGAGATTTAGTAAAAATTGTGTATTGACAAAGAACAAAAAATAG
- the pyrE gene encoding orotate phosphoribosyltransferase, whose amino-acid sequence MLDREIINALLEIKAVELRVDKENWFTWASGIKSPIYCDNRLIMSYPKIRKQVAEGFAKKIKELYPDVEYIVGTATAGIPHAAWISDIMDLPMLYVRGSAKDHGKTNQIEGKVESGKKVVVIEDLISTGKSSVLAAQALQEAGLEVLGVVAIFSYNLNKAKEKFDEAKIPFSTLTNYDVLLELAKETGLIGDKENQILVDWRNNL is encoded by the coding sequence ATGTTGGATAGAGAAATAATAAATGCATTGTTAGAAATTAAAGCTGTTGAATTAAGAGTGGATAAAGAAAATTGGTTTACTTGGGCATCTGGGATAAAATCACCTATATACTGTGATAATAGACTTATTATGTCTTATCCTAAAATAAGAAAACAAGTTGCAGAAGGGTTTGCTAAAAAAATTAAAGAATTGTATCCTGATGTTGAATATATAGTTGGTACTGCAACTGCTGGTATTCCTCATGCTGCTTGGATAAGTGACATTATGGATTTACCTATGTTATATGTTAGAGGTTCAGCAAAAGACCATGGAAAAACAAATCAAATAGAGGGTAAAGTTGAAAGTGGTAAAAAAGTTGTGGTAATAGAAGATTTAATTTCAACAGGAAAATCATCTGTTTTAGCAGCACAAGCTTTACAGGAAGCAGGTTTGGAAGTTTTAGGAGTAGTTGCAATATTTAGTTATAATCTAAATAAGGCAAAAGAAAAATTTGATGAAGCTAAAATACCTTTCTCAACTCTAACAAATTATGATGTATTATTAGAACTTGCAAAAGAAACAGGGCTTATTGGAGATAAGGAAAATCAAATTCTAGTTGATTGGAGAAACAATTTATAA